A region of Streptomyces deccanensis DNA encodes the following proteins:
- a CDS encoding small ribosomal subunit Rsm22 family protein, with protein MNAPASFPSSPSSPSSSADTLRTALAGLLDGLPPKSATRAVERLIANYRGRTPTDAPVLRDRSDVVAYAAYRMPATFEAVCAALEAFAAAVPGWVPGGHVDVGGGTGAATWAVNATWEGTRPVTVLDWAEPALALGREIAAANPELKAAEWQRSRIGSALTIEGTDLVTVSYVLGELTPADRTAVVEAAATAAQAVVIIEPGTPDGYARVIEARDRLIAAGFHIAAPCPHSAACPIVPGEDWCHFSARVSRSSLHRQVKGGSLSYEDEKFSYVAATRFPPTPAPSRIVRRPQIRKGQVLLDLCAPEPALARTTVTKRHGLLYRAARDTDWGDAWPPRPEDDEQAP; from the coding sequence GTGAACGCCCCCGCCTCCTTCCCCTCCTCCCCGTCATCCCCGTCCTCCTCGGCCGACACCCTCCGCACCGCCCTCGCCGGTCTGCTCGACGGGCTGCCGCCGAAGTCGGCCACGCGGGCGGTCGAGCGGCTGATCGCGAACTACCGGGGGCGGACGCCGACGGACGCGCCCGTGCTGCGGGACCGGTCGGACGTCGTCGCGTACGCGGCGTACCGGATGCCGGCGACGTTCGAGGCGGTGTGCGCGGCGCTGGAGGCGTTCGCGGCGGCGGTGCCCGGGTGGGTGCCCGGCGGTCACGTGGACGTGGGCGGGGGCACCGGCGCGGCGACCTGGGCGGTCAACGCCACCTGGGAGGGCACGCGGCCGGTGACGGTGCTCGACTGGGCGGAACCGGCGCTCGCGCTCGGACGGGAGATCGCCGCGGCGAACCCGGAACTGAAGGCCGCCGAGTGGCAGCGCTCCCGTATCGGATCGGCGCTCACGATCGAGGGCACCGACCTCGTGACCGTCTCGTACGTCCTGGGCGAGCTGACCCCGGCCGACCGCACGGCCGTCGTGGAGGCGGCCGCGACCGCCGCCCAGGCCGTCGTGATCATCGAGCCCGGCACCCCCGACGGCTACGCCCGTGTCATCGAGGCCCGGGACCGTCTGATCGCCGCCGGCTTCCACATCGCCGCCCCCTGCCCGCACAGCGCCGCCTGCCCCATCGTCCCCGGAGAGGACTGGTGCCACTTCTCGGCCCGGGTCAGCCGCTCCTCCCTGCACCGCCAGGTCAAGGGCGGTTCCCTGTCGTACGAGGACGAGAAGTTCAGCTATGTCGCCGCCACCCGCTTCCCCCCGACGCCGGCTCCTTCCCGCATCGTCCGCAGGCCCCAGATCCGCAAGGGCCAGGTCCTCCTCGACCTCTGCGCCCCCGAGCCGGCCCTCGCCCGCACCACCGTCACCAAACGCCACGGCCTCCTCTACCGCGCGGCCCGCGACACGGACTGGGGCGACGCCTGGCCGCCGCGGCCCGAGGACGACGAGCAGGCGCCCTGA
- a CDS encoding VOC family protein encodes MTVRLGSPGEFCWMDLKTRDLPGTTAFFAATLGWHLAVDEEDPRRATTITTGDGHRVGGASDLANPVYPPGTPAHIAFYLAVDDVDARTATAVANGARLVLPPFDAGDQGRVATLVDPVGAAVSLWQPYRFTGWGFPPGAPTTPHRMVLACQRPDTAREFYREVTGTALVHADFAPGDVDPGDAPQWEVIVALDDLEAVAARARPLGQVAWSADRGRPALRLTSPEGLTLRVVQLRHGLGGR; translated from the coding sequence ATGACCGTGCGTCTCGGTTCTCCGGGTGAGTTCTGCTGGATGGACCTCAAGACCCGCGACCTGCCCGGCACCACCGCCTTCTTCGCCGCCACCCTGGGCTGGCACCTCGCGGTGGACGAGGAGGACCCGCGCCGGGCCACGACGATCACCACGGGGGACGGCCATCGCGTCGGCGGAGCGAGCGACCTGGCGAACCCCGTCTACCCGCCGGGCACCCCGGCCCACATCGCCTTCTACCTGGCGGTCGACGACGTCGACGCCCGCACCGCCACCGCCGTGGCGAACGGTGCGCGGCTCGTCCTCCCGCCGTTCGACGCCGGAGACCAGGGGCGCGTCGCCACCCTGGTCGACCCGGTGGGGGCCGCCGTCTCCCTGTGGCAGCCGTACCGGTTCACCGGATGGGGGTTTCCGCCGGGCGCCCCCACCACCCCGCACCGCATGGTCCTGGCCTGCCAACGCCCGGACACCGCGAGGGAGTTCTATCGGGAGGTGACCGGAACGGCCCTCGTCCACGCCGACTTCGCCCCGGGTGACGTCGACCCGGGCGACGCACCCCAGTGGGAAGTCATCGTCGCCCTCGACGACTTGGAGGCGGTCGCCGCCCGCGCGCGCCCCCTCGGTCAGGTCGCGTGGTCGGCGGACCGTGGGCGTCCCGCGCTGCGGCTGACCAGCCCGGAAGGGCTCACCCTCCGGGTGGTCCAGCTCCGCCACGGTCTCGGGGGCCGCTGA
- a CDS encoding TetR/AcrR family transcriptional regulator, translated as MAKKTAPDSARRSEKSRRAIYDAALALIGEVGYQKTTIEGIAARAGVGKQTIYRWWSSKAEVLLEAFVDLSNQAADAAARPEVIGERAEYEIPDTGDLEADLKAVLRATVDELLDPKFEVPSRALAAEGVINRELGVEFVGKLLEPQLQLYVKRLRAAQEQGAVRPDIDPRIALELFVSPLAQRWLQYTGPISYEYTDALVEYALHGLAPR; from the coding sequence ATGGCCAAAAAGACCGCCCCTGATTCAGCCCGGCGCAGCGAGAAGTCGCGCCGCGCCATCTACGACGCCGCCCTCGCCCTCATCGGCGAGGTCGGGTACCAGAAGACGACCATCGAGGGCATCGCCGCCCGCGCGGGCGTGGGCAAGCAGACGATCTACCGCTGGTGGTCCTCGAAGGCGGAGGTGCTGCTGGAGGCGTTCGTCGACCTGAGCAACCAGGCGGCGGACGCCGCGGCCCGGCCCGAGGTGATCGGGGAGCGGGCCGAGTACGAGATCCCGGACACCGGGGACCTCGAAGCCGACCTCAAGGCCGTCCTGCGCGCGACCGTCGACGAACTCCTCGACCCCAAGTTCGAGGTCCCCTCCCGCGCCCTGGCCGCCGAGGGAGTGATCAACCGGGAGCTGGGCGTCGAGTTCGTCGGCAAACTGCTCGAACCCCAGCTCCAGTTGTATGTGAAGCGGCTGCGCGCGGCCCAGGAACAGGGCGCCGTACGCCCCGACATCGACCCGCGCATCGCCCTGGAACTCTTCGTCTCCCCGCTCGCCCAGCGCTGGCTGCAGTACACGGGCCCCATCTCGTACGAGTACACGGACGCCCTCGTCGAGTACGCCCTGCACGGCCTCGCGCCCCGCTGA
- a CDS encoding aminoglycoside phosphotransferase family protein — translation MIEVPDAFVRSTVEREGEPGAVWLAELPRIVGELLERWGCVPDGDVVHGGVGVIVPVARRGEPAAVLKVSFPHPGNVHEPDAFETWGGCGAVRLYRRDDERFAMLLERVRPSTLAELGDEDEIVTVAGRLSRRLAVPAPAGLPRLRERTDAWAEELRADAGELSHALPRRTVDAALATLRELGPDQPETVVHGDLHARNILRAEREPWLAVDPKGLAGDPAYDGGTLLKSRALSLITADDLGAAVRRVLDVFAETAEVDGERLRRWAQVEAVRAAFHARRHGFRVARGGPRLEWLIAFVDHLAERLTAPAHPH, via the coding sequence ATGATCGAGGTACCCGACGCGTTCGTACGGAGCACGGTCGAGCGGGAGGGCGAGCCGGGGGCGGTGTGGCTCGCCGAACTGCCCCGGATCGTGGGCGAGTTGCTGGAGCGGTGGGGGTGTGTGCCGGACGGGGACGTCGTGCACGGCGGTGTCGGGGTGATCGTCCCGGTGGCGCGGCGGGGGGAGCCGGCCGCCGTCCTGAAGGTGTCGTTCCCGCACCCCGGGAACGTCCATGAGCCGGACGCCTTCGAGACGTGGGGCGGGTGCGGGGCCGTACGGCTGTACCGGCGGGACGACGAGCGGTTCGCGATGCTGCTGGAACGGGTCCGGCCGTCGACGCTGGCGGAGCTGGGCGACGAGGACGAGATCGTGACGGTCGCCGGGCGGCTCAGCCGGCGGCTGGCCGTGCCCGCGCCGGCCGGGCTGCCCCGGCTGCGGGAGCGGACCGACGCCTGGGCGGAGGAACTGCGGGCGGACGCCGGGGAGCTGTCGCACGCGCTGCCCCGCCGCACGGTCGACGCCGCGCTGGCCACGCTGCGTGAACTGGGCCCCGACCAGCCGGAGACCGTCGTGCACGGCGATCTCCACGCCAGGAACATCCTGCGGGCCGAACGTGAGCCGTGGCTGGCCGTCGATCCCAAGGGGCTGGCGGGGGACCCGGCCTACGACGGTGGCACGCTGCTGAAGTCGCGGGCGCTGAGCCTCATCACGGCGGACGACCTCGGCGCGGCCGTCCGCCGGGTGCTGGACGTCTTCGCCGAGACCGCCGAGGTCGACGGGGAGCGGCTGCGGCGCTGGGCGCAGGTGGAAGCCGTCCGGGCCGCGTTCCACGCCCGCCGCCACGGCTTCCGGGTGGCTCGCGGCGGCCCCCGCCTGGAGTGGCTCATCGCGTTCGTGGACCACCTGGCGGAGCGCCTGACCGCCCCGGCCCACCCGCACTGA
- a CDS encoding multidrug effflux MFS transporter, whose amino-acid sequence MPEGHIPGSAPAESNTGAPMAEHAGPGRAGTPGRGASPAQAVSSAQAVSSAQAVSSGQAVPSVQAGPPAVAGPPGKPRSKPGSTTLRRTGLLVTLILGGLTATPPLAMDMYLPALPEVTTALHTPATTVQLTLTACLAGMALGQLLIGPMSDRWGRRRPLLLGLAVYIVATALCALAPTIETLIAFRLVQGLAGSAGIVIARAVVRDLYDGDAMARFFSTLMLISGVAPVVAPLIGGQILRVTDWRGVFVVLTAIGIALLAVVWAKLPETLAPAERHSGGIGETLHAMRGLLTDRVFMGYTLAGGFAFAALFAYISASPFVIQEIYGASPQTFSLLFGVNSVGLVIVGQINGKILVGRVSLDKVFAVGLGIVAVSATALLLMSLGVFGEVGLVPVSAALFVLMSAMGVTLPNTQALALMRVRHAAGSASALLGTSSFLIGAIASPLVGVAGEDTAVPMAVVQLTATLVAAACFVALCRPWNRRTAVGTSTSTGTSTGTSTGTSTGTTVEGAES is encoded by the coding sequence ATGCCCGAGGGGCACATACCGGGCTCGGCACCGGCCGAGTCGAACACGGGGGCGCCGATGGCGGAGCACGCGGGGCCGGGCCGGGCCGGGACGCCGGGACGGGGCGCTTCTCCCGCACAGGCCGTTTCCTCCGCACAGGCCGTCTCCTCCGCGCAGGCCGTCTCCTCCGGACAGGCCGTTCCCTCCGTCCAGGCCGGTCCTCCGGCAGTGGCGGGGCCCCCCGGGAAGCCGCGGTCGAAGCCGGGCTCCACCACCCTCCGCCGTACCGGTCTCCTCGTCACCCTCATCCTCGGGGGGCTCACCGCCACCCCGCCCCTCGCGATGGACATGTACCTCCCGGCCCTGCCGGAGGTCACCACCGCCCTCCACACCCCCGCCACCACGGTCCAGCTCACCCTCACCGCCTGCCTCGCCGGCATGGCGCTCGGCCAGCTGCTCATCGGCCCGATGAGCGACCGCTGGGGCCGCCGCCGTCCCCTCCTCCTCGGCCTCGCCGTCTACATCGTCGCCACCGCGCTCTGCGCCCTCGCCCCCACCATCGAGACCCTCATCGCCTTCCGTCTGGTGCAGGGGCTCGCCGGTTCGGCCGGGATCGTGATCGCGCGGGCGGTCGTCCGCGACCTGTACGACGGTGACGCGATGGCCCGGTTCTTCTCCACGCTGATGCTGATCTCCGGGGTCGCCCCGGTCGTCGCACCGCTGATCGGCGGTCAGATCCTCCGCGTCACGGACTGGCGCGGGGTCTTCGTCGTCCTCACGGCCATCGGCATCGCCCTGCTCGCGGTCGTCTGGGCGAAGCTCCCCGAGACGCTGGCCCCCGCCGAACGCCACAGCGGCGGCATCGGCGAGACGCTGCACGCCATGCGCGGCCTGCTCACCGACCGCGTCTTCATGGGCTACACGCTCGCCGGCGGCTTCGCCTTCGCCGCCCTCTTCGCGTACATCAGCGCCTCCCCGTTCGTGATCCAGGAGATCTACGGCGCGTCCCCGCAGACGTTCAGCCTGCTCTTCGGCGTCAACTCCGTCGGCCTCGTCATCGTCGGCCAGATCAACGGCAAGATCCTGGTCGGCCGGGTCAGCCTGGACAAGGTGTTCGCGGTGGGCCTCGGCATCGTCGCCGTCTCCGCGACCGCGCTGCTGCTGATGTCCCTGGGCGTCTTCGGCGAGGTCGGCCTCGTCCCGGTGTCGGCCGCTCTCTTCGTGCTGATGTCCGCGATGGGCGTCACCCTGCCGAACACCCAGGCACTCGCCCTGATGCGGGTCCGCCACGCGGCGGGTTCCGCGTCGGCCCTGCTGGGTACCTCGTCCTTCCTGATCGGCGCGATAGCGTCCCCCCTGGTCGGCGTCGCGGGCGAGGACACGGCCGTCCCCATGGCCGTCGTCCAACTGACCGCGACACTGGTGGCCGCGGCCTGCTTCGTGGCACTGTGCCGTCCTTGGAACAGGCGTACGGCAGTGGGTACTTCGACTTCGACGGGCACTTCGACGGGCACATCGACGGGTACTTCGACAGGCACGACAGTGGAGGGAGCGGAGAGCTGA
- a CDS encoding GNAT family N-acetyltransferase — MSTTPHLAEITPANLDAALGVRVRPDQEHLVETVAQSLAEAYVHPGVAWPRLIMDGERAVGFLMAFLDIDWKGDGSGTDIRSGLWRLNIAADEQGRGYGRFAVESVAAEIRRRGGDSLFVTWHPGPDGPENFYLGLGFRATGETSGDQPVGVLEPLGPEPAGPGSAG; from the coding sequence ATGTCCACCACCCCGCACCTGGCCGAGATAACCCCCGCCAACCTCGACGCCGCGCTCGGCGTACGTGTCCGTCCCGATCAGGAACACCTGGTGGAGACGGTCGCGCAGTCGCTGGCCGAGGCGTATGTCCACCCCGGGGTCGCCTGGCCCCGGCTCATCATGGACGGGGAGCGGGCGGTCGGCTTTTTGATGGCCTTCCTCGACATCGACTGGAAGGGCGACGGCTCGGGCACCGACATCCGTTCCGGGCTCTGGCGGCTCAACATCGCCGCCGACGAGCAGGGGAGGGGGTACGGCCGCTTCGCCGTGGAGTCCGTGGCCGCCGAGATCCGCCGCCGAGGCGGCGACTCCCTCTTCGTCACCTGGCACCCCGGCCCCGACGGCCCGGAGAACTTCTACCTGGGTCTCGGCTTCCGCGCGACGGGCGAGACCAGCGGTGACCAGCCGGTCGGCGTGTTGGAACCACTCGGACCGGAGCCGGCCGGACCGGGGTCGGCCGGATGA
- a CDS encoding bifunctional DNA primase/polymerase, which translates to MSATFGGRTGRQGRFSEWLRARRTGRPLDQAADDTGREELLLAAAAAGLPLAPAAYPSGYRCSCDRVGCPTPARHPVSFAWQTQSTTDRGQLTRWARHQPQANFITATGMVHDVLDVPLAAGREALERLLAAGIEVGPVAEFESESDNGRLLFFTLTRGTPEDEDEWWPCELDCHPETMDEHPGLRWHCRGSYVLVPPARLPGDLGVHWVRGPEHPLPDPLSLLEILTEACSRHVGEQPDHANTAWPSRG; encoded by the coding sequence ATGAGCGCGACGTTCGGCGGCCGGACCGGTCGGCAGGGCAGGTTCTCCGAGTGGCTGCGGGCCCGTCGTACCGGCCGCCCGCTCGACCAGGCCGCCGACGACACCGGCCGTGAGGAACTGCTGCTCGCCGCGGCCGCCGCCGGACTCCCGCTCGCGCCCGCCGCGTACCCCTCGGGCTACCGGTGTTCGTGCGACCGCGTCGGCTGTCCCACCCCCGCCCGGCACCCGGTGTCGTTCGCCTGGCAGACGCAGTCCACCACCGATCGTGGCCAGCTCACGCGCTGGGCCCGGCACCAGCCGCAGGCCAACTTCATCACCGCGACCGGCATGGTCCACGACGTGCTGGACGTCCCGCTCGCCGCCGGACGCGAGGCCCTGGAGCGGCTGCTCGCCGCCGGGATCGAGGTCGGCCCCGTCGCGGAGTTCGAGTCCGAGTCCGACAACGGGCGGCTGCTCTTCTTCACCCTCACCCGGGGCACCCCCGAGGACGAGGACGAGTGGTGGCCCTGCGAACTGGACTGCCACCCCGAGACCATGGACGAGCACCCCGGCCTGCGCTGGCACTGCCGGGGGTCCTACGTCCTCGTTCCGCCGGCCCGGCTCCCCGGTGACCTCGGTGTCCACTGGGTACGCGGCCCCGAGCACCCGCTGCCGGACCCGCTGAGCCTGCTGGAGATCCTCACCGAGGCCTGCTCACGCCACGTGGGCGAGCAGCCGGACCACGCGAACACGGCCTGGCCGTCCCGAGGCTGA
- a CDS encoding DUF6243 family protein, producing MLGVGGARRNLGREALRGGHGSGRVGGGLDPQAQKRELLRKLQEKRQEGRTADGAS from the coding sequence ATGCTGGGAGTGGGGGGCGCCCGCCGGAACCTCGGCCGCGAGGCCCTGCGCGGCGGCCACGGAAGCGGCCGCGTCGGCGGCGGCCTCGACCCCCAGGCCCAGAAGCGGGAGCTGCTGCGCAAGCTGCAGGAGAAACGACAGGAGGGCCGTACGGCCGACGGGGCGTCGTGA
- a CDS encoding alkaline phosphatase D family protein yields MTPTARNSQDSQRPTRPRSPHAAELRAAARHFDRRRFLTVTGAAAALAFATNLPAAGAAAAATLDARQITEDPFTLGVASGDPLPTSVLLWTRIAPAPYQPDGGLPAERVDVRWELALDERFRRIVRRGTATAHPEFHHTVHVEVDFLTPGRVYYYRFRTGTWISETGRTRTAPGRTHLTGATALSFAAVSCQRYDQGYYTAYRHLADEDIDVVFHLGDYLYEYAVNSVGGARNYTDRVLPDVFNHETVTLEDYRLRYALHKTDPDQRAAHAAHPFVVTWDDHETENNYAGENPDGGEPSEEFLLRRAAAYRAYWENQPLRRPQRPDGPDMKLYRRFRWGRLAQFDILDTRQYRSNQAQGDGWQIPGPEAADPARTMTGATQERWLLDGWNRSDAVWNVVPQQVTFSQRRNAVGDVYRVAMDAWDGYTASRERLLAGAEAAGVENLMVLTGDVHVGYAFDIKRDFDDRSSRTVGTELVATSISSGGNGSDKPANWDTYMTANPHMRFYNGRRGYLTVALDREAARADFKAVPYVTTTGAGISTVASFAVEAGNPGLTPA; encoded by the coding sequence ATGACACCCACAGCTCGGAACTCCCAGGACTCCCAGCGGCCGACGCGGCCCCGTTCCCCGCACGCGGCCGAACTCCGCGCCGCCGCACGCCACTTCGACCGCCGCCGCTTCCTCACCGTCACGGGCGCCGCCGCCGCGCTCGCCTTCGCCACCAACCTCCCCGCCGCCGGCGCCGCGGCCGCCGCCACACTCGACGCCCGGCAGATCACCGAGGACCCCTTCACCCTCGGCGTGGCCTCCGGCGACCCGCTGCCCACCTCCGTGCTGCTGTGGACCCGGATCGCCCCGGCCCCGTACCAGCCGGACGGCGGCCTGCCCGCCGAACGGGTCGACGTCCGCTGGGAGTTGGCCCTCGACGAGAGATTCCGACGGATCGTCAGACGCGGTACCGCCACCGCCCACCCCGAGTTCCACCACACCGTCCACGTCGAGGTCGACTTCCTCACCCCCGGGCGCGTCTACTACTACCGCTTCCGCACCGGCACCTGGATCAGCGAGACCGGCCGCACCCGCACCGCCCCCGGCCGCACCCACCTCACCGGCGCCACCGCCCTCTCCTTCGCCGCGGTCTCCTGCCAGCGCTACGACCAGGGCTACTACACCGCCTACCGGCACCTGGCCGACGAGGACATCGATGTCGTCTTCCACCTCGGCGACTACCTCTACGAGTACGCCGTGAACTCCGTCGGCGGCGCCCGCAACTACACCGACCGCGTCCTGCCCGACGTCTTCAACCACGAGACGGTCACCCTGGAGGACTACCGACTTCGGTACGCCCTCCACAAGACCGACCCCGACCAGCGGGCCGCCCACGCCGCGCACCCCTTCGTCGTCACCTGGGACGACCACGAGACCGAGAACAACTACGCGGGCGAGAACCCCGATGGCGGCGAGCCCTCCGAGGAGTTCCTGCTGCGCCGCGCCGCCGCCTACCGCGCGTACTGGGAGAACCAGCCGCTGCGCCGCCCCCAGCGCCCCGACGGGCCCGACATGAAGCTCTACCGCCGCTTCCGATGGGGCCGCCTCGCCCAGTTCGACATACTCGACACCCGCCAGTACCGCTCCAACCAGGCCCAGGGCGACGGCTGGCAGATCCCCGGCCCGGAGGCCGCCGACCCCGCCCGCACGATGACCGGCGCCACACAGGAACGCTGGCTCCTGGACGGCTGGAACCGGTCCGACGCCGTCTGGAACGTCGTCCCCCAGCAGGTCACCTTCTCCCAGCGCCGCAACGCCGTCGGCGACGTCTACCGGGTGGCGATGGACGCCTGGGACGGCTACACCGCCTCCCGCGAGCGCCTCCTCGCGGGCGCGGAGGCCGCCGGCGTCGAGAACCTCATGGTCCTCACCGGCGACGTCCACGTCGGCTACGCCTTCGACATCAAGCGCGACTTCGACGACCGCTCGTCCCGCACCGTCGGCACGGAACTCGTCGCCACCTCGATCAGCAGCGGCGGCAACGGCTCCGACAAGCCCGCGAACTGGGACACCTACATGACCGCCAACCCCCACATGCGCTTCTACAACGGCCGGCGCGGCTACCTCACGGTCGCCCTCGACCGCGAGGCCGCCCGCGCCGACTTCAAGGCCGTGCCGTACGTGACGACGACCGGGGCCGGGATCTCCACGGTCGCGTCGTTCGCGGTGGAGGCGGGCAACCCGGGGCTCACGCCGGCGTAG
- a CDS encoding serine hydrolase domain-containing protein, with protein MDGYFDRHDSGGSGELSAPRLRTDTPERAGLDPEELRHLAREVRALTEGDSPRAPAAVVLAGRGPVVAVEEAAGWAVRYEAYDERADSGVELPGAARVPARPDTPFDLASLTKLFTAVAAVQQLERGTLGIDAKVAAYLPDFTGAAAHGLTVRHLLTHTSGLRPELPLYDCPSAEARLAMLRSEAPTAAPGTAHVYSDLNLLLLQHVLERLTGRTLDVLIRDGITHPLGMVSTTFGPCPAAAATEDQRRPWAKADRGMIRGLVHDENAWALGGVAGHAGLFSTARDLAVFCRTLLAGGSYGPARILGPDFVELMLTPPGLGFALDQPWFMGELAGRGAAGHTGFTGTSLVLDRATDTFLILLTNAVHPRRRDPINRARAAAGTRLARAVRGM; from the coding sequence ATCGACGGGTACTTCGACAGGCACGACAGTGGAGGGAGCGGAGAGCTGAGCGCGCCGAGACTGCGCACGGACACCCCGGAACGGGCCGGACTCGACCCCGAGGAACTGCGCCATCTCGCGCGAGAGGTGCGCGCGCTGACGGAAGGCGACAGCCCCCGGGCGCCCGCCGCCGTGGTCCTCGCCGGCCGCGGGCCCGTCGTCGCCGTCGAGGAGGCCGCGGGCTGGGCCGTCCGCTACGAGGCCTACGACGAGCGCGCCGACTCGGGGGTGGAACTGCCGGGCGCCGCCCGGGTCCCGGCGCGGCCGGACACCCCGTTCGACCTGGCCTCCCTCACCAAGCTGTTCACCGCCGTGGCCGCCGTCCAGCAACTGGAGCGCGGCACCCTCGGCATCGACGCGAAGGTGGCGGCGTACCTGCCCGACTTCACGGGCGCCGCCGCGCACGGGCTGACCGTCCGCCACCTCCTCACCCACACCTCCGGGCTGCGCCCCGAACTCCCGCTGTACGACTGCCCGTCGGCGGAGGCCCGGCTGGCGATGCTCCGCTCGGAGGCCCCGACGGCGGCCCCCGGCACGGCCCACGTCTACTCCGACCTGAACCTCCTGCTCCTCCAGCACGTCCTGGAGCGCCTCACCGGCCGGACCCTCGACGTCCTGATCCGCGACGGCATCACCCATCCCCTGGGCATGGTGTCGACGACCTTCGGACCCTGCCCGGCCGCCGCGGCGACGGAGGACCAGCGCCGGCCCTGGGCGAAGGCGGACCGTGGCATGATCCGCGGCCTGGTCCACGACGAGAACGCCTGGGCGCTCGGCGGTGTCGCCGGCCACGCGGGTCTCTTCTCCACCGCCCGTGACCTGGCCGTCTTCTGCCGCACCCTGCTGGCCGGCGGTTCCTACGGCCCCGCCCGCATACTCGGCCCCGACTTCGTCGAGCTGATGCTGACCCCGCCGGGCCTCGGCTTCGCCCTCGACCAGCCCTGGTTCATGGGCGAACTCGCGGGCCGGGGCGCGGCCGGCCACACCGGCTTCACGGGCACGTCCCTGGTCCTGGACCGCGCGACGGACACCTTCCTCATCCTCCTCACCAACGCGGTCCACCCCCGCCGCCGCGACCCGATCAACAGGGCCCGAGCGGCAGCGGGGACCCGGCTGGCGCGGGCGGTACGGGGGATGTGA
- a CDS encoding Gfo/Idh/MocA family protein, which translates to MSNDGRVRWGILATGGIAAAFTADLVDLPDAEVVAVASRSEDSARAFAERFGIPRAYGDWRALAEDAEVDVVYVATPHSAHRTAAGMCLEAGRNVLCEKPFTLNVREAEELVALARERGRFLMEAMWTYCNPVVRRLAAMVRDGAIGEVRTVHADFGILGPVAPTHRLRDPAQGGGALLDLGVYPISFAHLLLGEPSDVTAKAVLSKEGVDLQTGALLSWESGALASVHCSIVGGTATSASVTGSEGRIDIPDGFFFADRFVLHREGREPEVFAADPADGPRGSFRHEAREVMRALRAGETESPLVPLDGTLAVMRTLDAIRDRIGVRYPGEDDHLGDALVTTPA; encoded by the coding sequence ATGTCGAACGACGGACGTGTGCGGTGGGGGATCCTGGCGACCGGAGGGATCGCCGCGGCCTTCACGGCCGACCTCGTCGACCTGCCGGACGCCGAGGTCGTGGCGGTGGCCTCGCGCAGCGAGGACTCCGCGCGGGCCTTCGCGGAACGGTTCGGGATACCGAGGGCGTACGGCGACTGGCGCGCGCTCGCCGAGGACGCGGAGGTGGACGTGGTGTACGTCGCCACACCGCACTCGGCGCACCGGACGGCCGCCGGGATGTGTCTGGAGGCCGGGCGGAACGTGCTGTGCGAGAAGCCGTTCACGCTGAACGTGCGCGAGGCGGAGGAGCTGGTCGCGCTGGCGCGGGAGCGCGGGCGGTTCCTGATGGAGGCCATGTGGACGTACTGCAATCCGGTGGTGCGCCGGCTCGCGGCGATGGTGCGGGACGGCGCGATCGGTGAGGTGCGCACCGTGCACGCCGACTTCGGCATCCTCGGGCCGGTCGCGCCGACGCACCGGCTGCGGGACCCGGCGCAGGGCGGAGGCGCGCTGCTCGACCTGGGGGTGTACCCGATCTCGTTCGCGCATCTGCTGCTCGGGGAGCCCTCGGACGTGACGGCGAAGGCAGTGCTGTCGAAGGAGGGCGTCGACCTCCAGACCGGCGCGCTGCTCTCCTGGGAGAGCGGTGCCCTCGCGTCGGTGCACTGCTCCATCGTCGGCGGCACGGCCACCAGCGCGTCGGTCACCGGCTCCGAGGGCCGGATCGACATCCCGGACGGCTTCTTCTTCGCGGACCGTTTCGTCCTGCACCGCGAGGGGCGCGAGCCGGAGGTGTTCGCCGCGGACCCGGCGGACGGGCCCCGGGGCAGCTTCCGTCACGAGGCCCGGGAGGTGATGCGGGCCCTGCGCGCCGGTGAGACGGAGTCCCCGCTCGTCCCGCTCGACGGCACCCTCGCCGTGATGCGCACCCTGGACGCGATCCGCGACCGTATCGGGGTGCGCTATCCCGGCGAGGACGACCATCTGGGCGACGCGCTGGTGACTACGCCGGCGTGA